Proteins encoded by one window of Flagellimonas lutaonensis:
- a CDS encoding MerR family transcriptional regulator has product MHVELPEKRYYAIGEVAKAFGVNTSLIRFWEKEFDVLQPKKNAKGNRKFTPEDIKNLQLIHHLVKERGFTLEGAKIHLKEEKRKITSNFEVIQKLQKVKAELQKIKEQL; this is encoded by the coding sequence ATGCACGTAGAACTTCCTGAAAAACGATATTATGCGATAGGCGAGGTGGCCAAGGCCTTTGGGGTCAATACTTCGCTGATTCGGTTCTGGGAAAAGGAATTTGATGTGCTACAGCCCAAAAAGAATGCAAAGGGCAATCGAAAGTTCACCCCTGAAGACATTAAAAACCTGCAGCTTATCCATCACTTGGTCAAAGAACGGGGTTTTACTTTAGAGGGTGCCAAAATACACCTCAAGGAAGAAAAGAGAAAGATTACCTCCAATTTCGAGGTCATCCAAAAACTGCAAAAAGTAAAGGCCGAGCTGCAAAAAATAAAAGAGCAACTTTGA
- a CDS encoding LemA family protein, whose amino-acid sequence MKKWLIPIILIVLAVILGGWYVRTNNMLVDMKGQATKQWANVESSYQRRNDLIGNLVKTVQGAADFERGTLKDVIEARAKATSTTIDAENITAEQLAQFQQAQTGLSSALSRLLVTVERYPELKANQNFLELQSQLEGTENRINVERNRFNELAGEYNIKIKQIPTNLVASIANFDPVPLFKSDAGAEDAPEVEFDFD is encoded by the coding sequence ATGAAAAAATGGTTGATTCCCATAATACTCATTGTGCTGGCCGTTATTCTGGGAGGCTGGTACGTAAGAACCAACAACATGCTTGTAGACATGAAGGGGCAGGCCACCAAACAATGGGCCAATGTCGAAAGTTCTTACCAACGGCGAAACGACTTGATAGGCAATTTGGTCAAGACCGTACAAGGGGCCGCAGATTTTGAGCGGGGTACTTTAAAGGATGTTATTGAGGCACGTGCAAAGGCCACCTCGACCACCATCGATGCCGAAAACATCACGGCTGAGCAATTGGCACAATTTCAACAGGCACAAACCGGGCTGTCTTCTGCCCTATCTCGGTTGTTGGTAACCGTTGAGCGATATCCCGAGTTAAAGGCAAACCAAAACTTTTTAGAACTGCAATCACAGTTAGAGGGCACCGAAAACAGAATCAACGTAGAACGAAATCGGTTCAACGAGCTTGCTGGTGAGTACAATATCAAGATCAAGCAGATTCCTACCAACCTGGTTGCCAGTATTGCCAATTTTGACCCCGTTCCGCTTTTCAAATCAGATGCCGGTGCGGAAGACGCACCAGAAGTCGAATTCGATTTTGATTAG
- a CDS encoding M23 family metallopeptidase codes for MSKVKYYYDPDTLSYRKIEPKKSRKYRNMFFFLLSSFLFGFLGLIILLNTDFLNTPKELSLEREVRNYELQFEILNRKMDQMEQVLANIEERDNNIYRLYFEANPIPEEQRRAGFGGINRYKSLEGFNNSEIIIDATRRLDIIQKQMVIQSKSLDEIAKLAEEKEKLLAAIPAIQPVSNENLTRMASGYGWRSDPFTKARKMHWGMDFTAPRGTPVYATGDGKVTRADNRSSGYGKHIRIDHGYGYMTLYAHLSKYNVSVGQKVKRGDLIGFVGNTGRSEAPHLHYEVWKDGDRINPINFYYGSLTAEEFENMLKFANQENQSLD; via the coding sequence ATGTCTAAAGTAAAGTACTATTACGATCCCGATACGCTATCGTATCGAAAGATAGAGCCCAAGAAGTCTAGAAAGTACCGCAACATGTTCTTCTTTCTGCTCAGTTCTTTTCTTTTTGGTTTTTTGGGATTGATCATTTTGCTCAACACAGACTTTTTGAACACCCCAAAAGAGCTTTCTTTAGAGCGCGAGGTGCGCAATTACGAGCTACAATTTGAGATCTTGAACCGAAAGATGGACCAAATGGAGCAGGTCTTGGCCAACATCGAAGAACGCGACAACAATATCTATCGCCTATATTTTGAGGCCAACCCCATACCTGAAGAGCAGCGTCGGGCTGGTTTCGGGGGTATTAACCGATACAAATCACTCGAAGGCTTCAACAATTCGGAAATCATCATCGATGCCACCCGAAGGTTGGACATCATTCAAAAACAAATGGTCATACAGTCAAAATCGTTGGACGAGATTGCCAAATTGGCCGAAGAGAAAGAAAAACTATTGGCCGCCATACCGGCCATACAGCCTGTCAGCAACGAAAACCTGACACGCATGGCATCTGGTTATGGTTGGCGCTCGGATCCCTTTACCAAGGCCCGAAAAATGCATTGGGGCATGGATTTTACCGCACCCCGGGGAACGCCCGTTTACGCCACGGGAGATGGAAAGGTGACCCGTGCCGACAACCGGTCATCGGGCTATGGCAAACATATTAGAATAGACCATGGCTACGGCTACATGACCCTTTACGCCCATTTGAGCAAGTACAACGTCAGCGTCGGGCAAAAAGTAAAACGGGGCGACCTTATCGGTTTTGTGGGCAACACGGGCCGTTCTGAGGCACCACACCTACATTATGAGGTCTGGAAAGATGGTGACCGCATCAACCCCATCAACTTCTACTATGGCAGTTTGACCGCTGAAGAATTTGAGAACATGTTGAAATTTGCCAACCAAGAAAACCAATCGCTTGACTAA
- a CDS encoding TPM domain-containing protein, with translation MSAVEDFLTAEEEQEIVKAILEAEKNTSGEIRVHIEPTAKIDHFSRAQQVFHMLKMDNTKDANGVLIYVAVKDRKFVIYGDKGIDRVVPKGFWDSTRDLMASYFKKGDFKNGIIQGVLKAGEELQAHFPWDHNDTNELSDEVSKG, from the coding sequence ATGTCTGCAGTCGAGGATTTTTTGACCGCTGAGGAAGAGCAAGAGATTGTCAAGGCCATTTTAGAGGCCGAAAAGAATACTTCAGGTGAAATCAGGGTGCATATAGAGCCCACAGCCAAAATAGACCATTTCAGCCGCGCCCAGCAAGTATTCCATATGCTAAAGATGGACAACACCAAGGATGCGAACGGCGTGTTGATCTATGTAGCCGTCAAGGATCGAAAGTTCGTGATTTACGGCGATAAGGGCATCGACCGAGTGGTGCCAAAAGGCTTTTGGGATTCGACACGCGACCTAATGGCCTCATATTTCAAAAAAGGGGACTTCAAGAACGGCATCATTCAGGGTGTTTTGAAGGCAGGCGAAGAATTGCAGGCCCATTTTCCGTGGGACCATAACGACACGAACGAATTGAGCGATGAAGTTTCAAAAGGATAG